A single window of Achromobacter xylosoxidans DNA harbors:
- a CDS encoding RBBP9/YdeN family alpha/beta hydrolase — MRLQPIIVPGWKDSGPDHWQSRWAALLPHAVRVRQRDWENPVSAEWISTLAAQVDQARSPVLLIAHSLGCLISAALPVPLRAKVAGALLVAPADVERADAPECLRGFAPIPRHSLPFQSVVVASDNDPYCRLERARAFAEHWGSRVVVIPGAGHINADSGLEDWPQGLKLFGALRRRASWRVSPPPERIAPIPERPLSHQA, encoded by the coding sequence ATGAGACTCCAACCGATCATCGTCCCCGGATGGAAAGACTCCGGACCCGACCACTGGCAATCGCGCTGGGCGGCCCTGCTGCCGCACGCGGTCAGGGTACGGCAACGCGACTGGGAAAATCCGGTCAGCGCGGAATGGATTTCCACGCTGGCGGCGCAGGTCGACCAGGCCCGCAGCCCGGTACTGCTGATCGCCCATAGCCTGGGCTGCCTGATCAGCGCGGCGCTGCCGGTGCCGCTGCGCGCCAAGGTCGCCGGCGCATTGCTGGTGGCGCCGGCCGACGTCGAGCGCGCCGACGCCCCGGAATGCCTGCGCGGCTTCGCGCCGATCCCGCGGCACTCGCTGCCGTTCCAGAGCGTGGTGGTGGCCAGCGACAACGATCCCTATTGCCGGCTGGAACGGGCCCGCGCCTTCGCCGAGCACTGGGGCAGCCGTGTGGTGGTGATTCCGGGCGCCGGCCACATCAACGCCGACAGCGGCCTGGAAGACTGGCCGCAAGGCCTCAAGCTGTTCGGCGCGCTGCGCCGCCGCGCCTCGTGGCGGGTATCGCCGCCGCCCGAGCGCATCGCGCCGATTCCCGAGCGTCCCCTGTCGCACCAGGCCTGA